One Pelobates fuscus isolate aPelFus1 chromosome 8, aPelFus1.pri, whole genome shotgun sequence genomic window carries:
- the DPPA2 gene encoding developmental pluripotency-associated protein 2 isoform X1, with protein MEHHVIGLSRSMATRCSTMPIHKPKAAPLPQLDLTPSSLHLLKRAQLQQYCKRLGLGGGGKNSDLLQRLQDHHKQTGLTVQVSPRAASQEKSGRNSAKEKTERQWWCVVHGQQFTSSTGVKLSPCCGRLGVTIGGSFVPLHLTPSSLPVPHGFEDNIICGECLERNKEKESRLLQESTNQERQCWCVVHGHLLTTSKWIQLSLRRGHVGMATGDTFVPLHLTPSSLPVPPNFEDNRICGECLERNNEKESRLRKESVNQDENCPPTMHGKTSSVSICRNRNKSGKFQPREDPAYARKVDEILGQLAKGQVDSEQVLQPKCPAVIHSPVAKQESSPLSINQRHSANSH; from the exons ATGGAGCATCATGTGATTGGACT GAGCCGCTCGATGGCGACACGCTGCAGCACCATGCCTATTCATAAACCGAAGGCCGCACCACTACCACAACTGgatttaaccccctcctccctgcaTCTTCTGAAGAGGGCCCAGCTGCAGCAGTACTGCAAGCGGCTAGGATTAGGTGGGGGAGGAAAG AATTCTGATCTACTTCAACGGCTCCAGGATCATCATAAGCAGACCGGACTAACTGTTCAG GTGTCTCCCAGAGCTGCTTCCCAAGAAAAGAGCGGACGTAACTCTGCTAAGGAGAAAACAG AGCGTCAGTGGTGGTGTGTAGTACATGGACAGCAGTTCACTTCTTCTACCGGGGTAAAACTGTCTCCCTGCTGTGGTCGTCTTGGTGTGACCATCGGAGGCTCATTCGTCCCCCTGCACCTGACGCCCTCCTCTTTACCTGTTCCCCATGGCTTTGAGGATAATATTATTTGTGGGGAATGCCTGGAGAG GAATAAGGAAAAGGAATCTCGTCTGCTGCAAGAGTCGACCAATCAAG AGCGCCAGTGTTGGTGTGTCGTCCATGGGCATCTATTAACCACATCGAAATGGATTCAACTGTCCCTCCGCCGCGGCCATGTCGGTATGGCCACTGGTGACACGTTCGTACCCCTGCATTTGACGCCTTCATCTTTACCTGTTCCCCCCAACTTCGAAGATAATAGAATCTGCGGGGAGTGCCTGGAGAG GAACAACGAGAAAGAATCTCGTCTGAGAAAAGAGTCCGTCAATCaag atgagaattgcccaccTACCATGCATGGTAAAACCTCCTCTGTTAG TATTTGCCGAAATCGAAATAAATCGGGCAAATTCCAGCCTAGAGAAGATCCAGCCTATGCTCGGAAG GTGGATGAAATTCTTGGCCAGCTTGCCAAAGGACAGGTGGATTCTGAGCAGGTGCTGCAGCCCAAATGTCCAGCTGTTATTCACTCACCTGTTGCGAAGCAAGAAAGTAGCCCCCTATCCATCAACCAGCGCCACTCTGCCAATTCCCATTAG
- the DPPA2 gene encoding developmental pluripotency-associated protein 2 isoform X2, whose translation MLCRSRSMATRCSTMPIHKPKAAPLPQLDLTPSSLHLLKRAQLQQYCKRLGLGGGGKNSDLLQRLQDHHKQTGLTVQVSPRAASQEKSGRNSAKEKTERQWWCVVHGQQFTSSTGVKLSPCCGRLGVTIGGSFVPLHLTPSSLPVPHGFEDNIICGECLERNKEKESRLLQESTNQERQCWCVVHGHLLTTSKWIQLSLRRGHVGMATGDTFVPLHLTPSSLPVPPNFEDNRICGECLERNNEKESRLRKESVNQDENCPPTMHGKTSSVSICRNRNKSGKFQPREDPAYARKVDEILGQLAKGQVDSEQVLQPKCPAVIHSPVAKQESSPLSINQRHSANSH comes from the exons ATGCTCTGCAG GAGCCGCTCGATGGCGACACGCTGCAGCACCATGCCTATTCATAAACCGAAGGCCGCACCACTACCACAACTGgatttaaccccctcctccctgcaTCTTCTGAAGAGGGCCCAGCTGCAGCAGTACTGCAAGCGGCTAGGATTAGGTGGGGGAGGAAAG AATTCTGATCTACTTCAACGGCTCCAGGATCATCATAAGCAGACCGGACTAACTGTTCAG GTGTCTCCCAGAGCTGCTTCCCAAGAAAAGAGCGGACGTAACTCTGCTAAGGAGAAAACAG AGCGTCAGTGGTGGTGTGTAGTACATGGACAGCAGTTCACTTCTTCTACCGGGGTAAAACTGTCTCCCTGCTGTGGTCGTCTTGGTGTGACCATCGGAGGCTCATTCGTCCCCCTGCACCTGACGCCCTCCTCTTTACCTGTTCCCCATGGCTTTGAGGATAATATTATTTGTGGGGAATGCCTGGAGAG GAATAAGGAAAAGGAATCTCGTCTGCTGCAAGAGTCGACCAATCAAG AGCGCCAGTGTTGGTGTGTCGTCCATGGGCATCTATTAACCACATCGAAATGGATTCAACTGTCCCTCCGCCGCGGCCATGTCGGTATGGCCACTGGTGACACGTTCGTACCCCTGCATTTGACGCCTTCATCTTTACCTGTTCCCCCCAACTTCGAAGATAATAGAATCTGCGGGGAGTGCCTGGAGAG GAACAACGAGAAAGAATCTCGTCTGAGAAAAGAGTCCGTCAATCaag atgagaattgcccaccTACCATGCATGGTAAAACCTCCTCTGTTAG TATTTGCCGAAATCGAAATAAATCGGGCAAATTCCAGCCTAGAGAAGATCCAGCCTATGCTCGGAAG GTGGATGAAATTCTTGGCCAGCTTGCCAAAGGACAGGTGGATTCTGAGCAGGTGCTGCAGCCCAAATGTCCAGCTGTTATTCACTCACCTGTTGCGAAGCAAGAAAGTAGCCCCCTATCCATCAACCAGCGCCACTCTGCCAATTCCCATTAG
- the DPPA2 gene encoding developmental pluripotency-associated protein 2 isoform X3, whose translation MATRCSTMPIHKPKAAPLPQLDLTPSSLHLLKRAQLQQYCKRLGLGGGGKNSDLLQRLQDHHKQTGLTVQVSPRAASQEKSGRNSAKEKTERQWWCVVHGQQFTSSTGVKLSPCCGRLGVTIGGSFVPLHLTPSSLPVPHGFEDNIICGECLERNKEKESRLLQESTNQERQCWCVVHGHLLTTSKWIQLSLRRGHVGMATGDTFVPLHLTPSSLPVPPNFEDNRICGECLERNNEKESRLRKESVNQDENCPPTMHGKTSSVSICRNRNKSGKFQPREDPAYARKVDEILGQLAKGQVDSEQVLQPKCPAVIHSPVAKQESSPLSINQRHSANSH comes from the exons ATGGCGACACGCTGCAGCACCATGCCTATTCATAAACCGAAGGCCGCACCACTACCACAACTGgatttaaccccctcctccctgcaTCTTCTGAAGAGGGCCCAGCTGCAGCAGTACTGCAAGCGGCTAGGATTAGGTGGGGGAGGAAAG AATTCTGATCTACTTCAACGGCTCCAGGATCATCATAAGCAGACCGGACTAACTGTTCAG GTGTCTCCCAGAGCTGCTTCCCAAGAAAAGAGCGGACGTAACTCTGCTAAGGAGAAAACAG AGCGTCAGTGGTGGTGTGTAGTACATGGACAGCAGTTCACTTCTTCTACCGGGGTAAAACTGTCTCCCTGCTGTGGTCGTCTTGGTGTGACCATCGGAGGCTCATTCGTCCCCCTGCACCTGACGCCCTCCTCTTTACCTGTTCCCCATGGCTTTGAGGATAATATTATTTGTGGGGAATGCCTGGAGAG GAATAAGGAAAAGGAATCTCGTCTGCTGCAAGAGTCGACCAATCAAG AGCGCCAGTGTTGGTGTGTCGTCCATGGGCATCTATTAACCACATCGAAATGGATTCAACTGTCCCTCCGCCGCGGCCATGTCGGTATGGCCACTGGTGACACGTTCGTACCCCTGCATTTGACGCCTTCATCTTTACCTGTTCCCCCCAACTTCGAAGATAATAGAATCTGCGGGGAGTGCCTGGAGAG GAACAACGAGAAAGAATCTCGTCTGAGAAAAGAGTCCGTCAATCaag atgagaattgcccaccTACCATGCATGGTAAAACCTCCTCTGTTAG TATTTGCCGAAATCGAAATAAATCGGGCAAATTCCAGCCTAGAGAAGATCCAGCCTATGCTCGGAAG GTGGATGAAATTCTTGGCCAGCTTGCCAAAGGACAGGTGGATTCTGAGCAGGTGCTGCAGCCCAAATGTCCAGCTGTTATTCACTCACCTGTTGCGAAGCAAGAAAGTAGCCCCCTATCCATCAACCAGCGCCACTCTGCCAATTCCCATTAG